Proteins encoded together in one Prunus dulcis chromosome 3, ALMONDv2, whole genome shotgun sequence window:
- the LOC117621127 gene encoding ABC transporter B family member 19: MAETTEAKTLPEADKKKEQSLPFYQLFSFADKYDWLLMISGSIGAIIHGSSMPVFFLLFGEMVNGFGKNQMDLKKMTAEVAKYALYFVYLGLIVCFSSYAEIACWMYTGERQVSTLRKKYLEAVLKQDVGFFDTDARTGDIVFSVSTDTLLVQDAISEKVGNFIHYLSTFLAGLVVGFVSAWRLALLSVAVIPGIAFAGGLYAYTLTGLTSKSRESYANAGIMAEQAIAQVRTVYSYVGESKALNSYSDAIQNTLQLGYKAGMAKGLGLGCTYGIACMSWALVFWYAGVFIRNGQTDGGKAFTAIFSAIVGGMSLGQSFSNLGAFSKGKSAGYKLMEIIKQKPTIIQDPLDGKCLSDVNGNIEFKEVTFSYPSRPDVIIFRNFSIFFPAGKTVAVVGGSGSGKSTVVSLIERFYDPNQGQVLIDSVDIRTLQLKWLRDQIGLVNQEPALFATTILENILYGKPDATMADVEAAASAANAHSFITLLPNGYNTQVGERGVQLSGGQKQRIAIARAMLKNPKILLLDEATSALDASSESIVQEALDRLMVGRTTVVVAHRLSTIRNVDSIAVIQQGQVVETGTHEELIAKAGAYASLIRFQEMVGNRDFRNPSTRCSRSSRLSHSLSTKSLSLRSGSLRNLSYQYSTGADGRIEMISNAETDRKTRAPDGYFFRLLKLNAPEWPYSIMGAIGSVLSGFIGPTFAIVMSNMIEVFYYSNPASMERKTKEYVFIYIGAGLYAVAAYLIQHYFFSIMGENLTTRVRRMMLAAILRNEVGWFDEEEHNSSLLAARLATDASDVKSAIAERISVILQNMTSLLTSFIVAFIVEWRVSLLILATFPLLVLANFAQQLSLKGFAGDTAKAHAKTSMIAGEGVSNIRTVAAFNAQNKILSLFCHELRIPQLGSLRRSQTAGLLFGLSQLALYASEALILWYGAHLVSKGVSTFSKVIKVFVVLVVTANSVAETVSLAPEIIRGGEAVGSVFSILDSQTRIDPDDPEAEIVETIRGEIELRHVDFAYPSRPDIMVFKDFNLRIRTGQSQALVGASGSGKSSVIALIERFYDPIVGKVMIDGKDIRRLNLKSLRLKIGLVQQEPALFAASIFENIAYGKEGATEAEVIEAARTANVHGFVSGLPDGYKTPVGERGVQLSGGQKQRIAIARAVLKDPTILLLDEATSALDAESECVLQEALERLMRGRTTVLVAHRLSTIRGVDSIGVVQDGRIVEHGSHSELVSRPDGAYSRLLQLQHHHI, encoded by the exons ATGGCGGAGACCACAGAGGCAAAGACATTGCCCGAGGCAGATAAGAAGAAGGAGCAAAGCCTTCCCTTTTACCAGCTCTTCTCTTTCGCTGACAAGTATGATTGGCTTCTCATGATCTCCGGGAGCATAGGAGCAATCATTCATGGCTCATCCATGCCtgtcttcttcctcttgttCGGTGAAATGGTTAATGGGTTTGGCAAAAACCAAATggatttgaagaaaatgacCGCAGAAGTAGCAAAG TATGCTCTGTACTTCGTTTACCTTGGTCTCATAGTATGCTTCTCATCCTACGCAG aGATTGCATGCTGGATGTACACTGGGGAAAGGCAAGTGAGCACACTGAGGAAGAAGTATTTGGAGGCAGTGCTGAAACAAGACGTGGGTTTCTTTGATACAGATGCAAGAACTGGAGACATAGTCTTCAGTGTCTCAACGGACACCCTTTTGGTCCAAGATGCCATTAGCGAGAAG gtGGGCAATTTCATACACTATCTTTCAACATTTCTGGCGGGGCTGGTGGTTGGTTTTGTATCAGCATGGAGGCTGGCGCTGCTGAGTGTGGCTGTGATTCCAGGGATTGCTTTTGCCGGGGGCTTATATGCCTATACACTCACCGGCCTCACCTCCAAGAGCCGCGAGTCATATGCAAATGCGGGGATTATGGCTGAGCAG GCCATTGCGCAAGTTAGGACAGTTTATTCATATGTTGGTGAAAGCAAGGCCCTCAATTCCTATTCGGATGCCATACAGAACACCCTGCAGCTTGGTTACAAGGCTGGAATGGCCAAAGGTCTGGGCCTAGGGTGTACCTATGGCATAGCTTGCATGTCATGGGCACTTGTTTTCTGGTATGCCGGCGTGTTTATCCGAAATGGGCAGACTGATGGTGGGAAAGCATTCACAGCCATTTTTTCAGCCATTGTTGGTGGCAT GAGCTTGGGTCAGTCATTTTCAAATCTTGGGGCCTTTAGCAAAGGTAAATCAGCTGGATACAAATTGATGGAGATTATTAAGCAAAAGCCCACCATAATTCAAGACCCCTTGGATGGAAAGTGCTTGTCTGATGTTAATGGCAATATAGAATTCAAGGAAGTAACCTTTAGCTACCCTTCAAGACCAGACGTTATCATCTTTCGGAATTTCTCAATCTTCTTCCCAGCTGGAAAGACTGTTGCTGTTGTTGGTGGTAGTGGTTCTGGGAAAAGCACTGTTGTCTCTCTGATAGAAAGGTTCTATGATCCTAACCAGG GGCAGGTGTTGATTGATAGTGTGGACATAAGAACACTGCAACTGAAATGGTTACGTGATCAGATTGGCCTTGTTAACCAGGAGCCTGCACTTTTTGCAACTACTATACTTGAGAACATTCTCTATGGAAAGCCTGATGCAACAATGGCTGATGTAGAAGCTGCAGCCTCTGCAGCCAATGCTCATAGTTTCATCACCTTGCTTCCCAATGGGTACAACACTCAG GTAGGAGAGCGAGGAGTTCAACTATCTGGTGGGCAAAAGCAGAGGATTGCAATTGCCAGAGCTATGTTGAAAAACCCAAAGATCCTCCTTCTGGATGAGGCAACCAGCGCACTTGACGCAAGCTCAGAGAGCATTGTTCAAGAAGCTCTAGACCGTCTCATGGTTGGAAGAACAACTGTAGTTGTGGCACATCGCCTTTCCACCATAAGAAATGTTGATAGCATTGCAGTCATACAACAAGGCCAAGTTGTTGAGACAGGAACACATGAAGAACTGATTGCCAAAGCAGGCGCCTATGCCTCATTAATTCGGTTTCAAGAAATGGTCGGTAACAGAGACTTCAGGAATCCATCTACACGTTGTTCACGTTCGTCACGGCTGAGCCACTCATTGTCAACAAAGTCTTTGAGCCTTCGGTCTGGCAGCTTAAGGAACCTAAGCTACCAGTACAGTACCGGTGCTGATGGGCGGATAGAGATGATTTCAAATGCTGAAACAGACAGGAAAACTCGAGCTCCTGATGGCTATTTCTTCCGGCTTCTCAAGTTAAACGCTCCTGAATGGCCCTATTCAATTATGGGAGCTATAGGATCAGTACTGTCCGGGTTTATTGGTCCAACATTTGCTATTGTAATGAGCAATATGATTGAGGTTTTCTACTATAGCAATCCTGCCTCCATGGAAAGGAAGACAAAGGAGTATGTTTTCATTTACATTGGAGCTGGCCTCTATGCTGTGGCTGCATATTTGATACAACATTACTTCTTCAGTATCATGGGAGAGAACCTCACTACCAGAGTGAGAAGGATGATGCTTgcag cAATCTTGAGAAATGAAGTTGGATGGTTTGATGAAGAGGAGCACAACTCTAGCCTTCTAGCAGCCCGATTGGCCACAGATGCTTCTGATGTGAAGTCAGCAATTGCTGAGAGGATATCTGTAATATTGCAGAACATGACTTCACTCCTCACTTCATTCATAGTTGCTTTCATAGTGGAATGGAGGGTCTCTCTGCTCATTTTAGCAACCTTTCCTCTTCTAGTGCTAGCCAACTTTGCTCAG CAACTTTCTTTGAAAGGGTTTGCTGGAGACACTGCCAAGGCTCATGCAAAGACAAGCATGATTGCAGGGGAGGGAGTGAGCAACATCCGAACAGTTGCTGCCTTCAATGCCCAAAACAagatcctctctctcttctgccACGAGCTCCGTATCCCTCAGCTTGGAAGCCTTCGCCGGAGCCAAACTGCCGGCCTTCTATTTGGCCTCTCTCAGCTTGCACTGTATGCCTCTGAGGCTCTCATTTTATGGTATGGTGCCCACCTTGTCAGCAAAGGTGTCTCAACCTTCTCCAAAGTTATCAAGGTTTTTGTGGTCCTGGTTGTAACAGCTAATTCAGTTGCTGAAACTGTTAGCCTTGCCCCTGAGATTATTAGGGGTGGTGAAGCTGTTGGTTCAGTCTTTTCAATCCTTGATAGTCAAACCAGGATCGACCCGGATGATCCCGAGGCGGAGATTGTTGAAACAATTCGCGGTGAAATTGAACTTAGACATGTTGATTTTGCCTATCCATCACGACCTGATATCATGGTCTTTAAAGATTTTAATCTGAGAATCCGCACTGGCCAAAGCCAAGCACTTGTTGGAGCTAGTGGTTCAGGAAAGAGTTCTGTGATTGCATTGATTGAGAGGTTTTATGATCCCATAGTTGGGAAAGTAATGATTGATGGCAAAGACATTCGACGTTTGAACTTGAAGTCTCTCCGGCTAAAAATTGGTTTGGTACAACAAGAGCCAGCCTTGTTTGCTGCCAGCATTTTCGAAAACATTGCCTATGGCAAAGAAGGGGCAACTGAAGCAGAAGTAATCGAAGCAGCTCGTACTGCCAATGTGCATGGTTTTGTTAGTGGATTGCCTGATGGCTACAAAACCCCGGTTGGGGAGAGAGGGGTTCAGCTCTCAGGGGGACAGAAACAAAGAATTGCAATAGCAAGGGCTGTGCTCAAGGACCCAACAATACTTTTGCTTGATGAGGCCACAAGTGCACTTGATGCTGAATCAGAATGTGTACTACAAGAAGCACTCGAGAGGCTTATGAGGGGCCGCACCACCGTGCTGGTTGCCCACCGTTTATCGACGATCAGAGGGGTGGACAGCATTGGTGTGGTGCAAGATGGGCGCATTGTGGAACATGGTAGCCACTCGGAACTGGTGAGCCGCCCTGATGGGGCTTATTCTAGACTGCTGCAGCTACAGCATCATCATATATGA